One window of the Montipora foliosa isolate CH-2021 chromosome 4, ASM3666993v2, whole genome shotgun sequence genome contains the following:
- the LOC137999624 gene encoding mucin-22-like isoform X1 translates to MAACLLLKRGIWKGILLLLLILEAQPRTVYKESEFNAEEEFNQADDLEPIYNEGMIIGWAPPVDGSSEIGIEVLTSSPLNRIIPTPLGKTVDSETPPPILAQKGDKTEEESEGDELETEEPAEEYSPDTNSRTITTIKTTAEASAPQKITESPPAKPSTQSDQSVNSRPTPYAQRDTTESPTEPTTSERPLLKATTPRSPSKAIPNELPSDKSSLLDTATTKASSKKSTTEPLLHKATTESPSEAVKTESQTEKAITEPLSKEVTTKSQSEKTTTEPPFEKSTSKSPPEELTTELTPEEFTTESPLEESTPEIPHVKATTETTSQGMKTDSPTKMSKIEAPSGKATTDLPSERVTTALPSVEATSEMPIEKVISELPSEKVTTESPSEEATTEAPSGEDTTELPSTVLPSDEAKTESPPEEVTTESSSEEATTGMPIEKVITEIPTKKVSIVSPSEEAKTEAPSEEATTEFPTEKVITEFRTEKVTTVSPSEEATAEAPSEEATTALPRDKITTEFPTEKVTTVSPSEEATTESPSEEATTEAPSEEATTEFPTGKVISEPSSEEATTVLPSQKVTTEFRTEKATTVSSSEEATAEALSEKATTALPREKVTTEFPTEKVTTVSPSEEATTESPSEETTTEAPSEEATTEFPTGKVISEPSSEEATTVLPSQKVTTEFRTEKATTVSPSEEATAEALSEKATTALPREKVTTEFPTEKVTTVSPSAEATTEAPSEEATTEFPTGKVTTASPSEEITTESPPEEITTEAPSEEATTESLTEKVTTEFPTEKATTVSPPEEATTESPPDEATTESPSEEATTELPSNKFISEPSSEEATTGLPSEKVTSEFPTEKVRTVSPSEEGTTESPPEEVTTEAPSEEATTESLTEKVTTELPSAKATTVSPSEEATTESSPDEATNESPSQEAATELPSEKVTTESSSEEDTTESPIEKVTTEFPTEKATTVSPPEEATTESPPDEATTESPSDEATTELPSNKFISEPSSEEATTGLPSEKVTSEFPTEKVRTVSPSEEGTTESPPEEVTTEAPSEEATTESLTEKVTTELPSAKATTVSPSEEATTESSPDEATNESPSQEAATELPSEKVTTESSSEEDTTESPIEKVTTEFPTEKATTVSPPEEATTESPPDEATTESPSEEATTELPSNKFISEPSSEEATTGLPSEKVTSEFPTEKVRTVSPSEEGTTESPPEEVTTEAPSEEATTKLPSAKATTVSPSEEATTESSPDEATTESPSQEATTELPSEKVTTESSSEEDTTESPIEKVTTEFPTEKATTVSPPEEATTESPPDEATTESPSEEATTELPSDKFISEPSSKEATTELPSDKFISEPSSKEATTGLPSEKVTSEFPTEKVRTVSPSEEGTTESPPEEVTTEAPSEEATTALPSEKVTTESSSEEFTTEAPSEEATTEFPIQKVTTEAPSEAITAESSSVKATTEKTSKETTAQPPLKAMSETPSGKFTTVSVPTSTSFSNENGTQSSKGSTALLPTSSTSSHSPSREGTTETPLRTVRVVTEGSSEVAAQKKDTTAAATSVFIQTVPYTKQVTSKSTSITSAKMSSEIPSTIEKSSPVATGTSLPERLSTELPSDKVKSKPKTESPSDMSTSAAVKTQPPRGKTKTTLHSTESTIKSSPTEPKSRVASTEPHSVRTTESLTKNARTESPSEESTTEITFKQITTESATMKVKTESPSKEATTHSPSKRGTTQSLPKELKTELPSETVKTEQPPEEATTESPKDVITNISPAEESTTKSRTEKATTESSPKEATTGYSFEKVTTESPSDEATTVSPSKKATAESTSKVTTTESQSEEVTTEFPSEKSTAVSPSEEATTESSSEQVTTESPSEEATTESPSEEVTTESPSEEATTESPPEEVTTVSPSEDVTTESPSEEATKESPSEKATTESQSKVTTTKSPSEESTTVSPSEKSTTESPSEEVTTQSPSEKATTESFRPSEEATTKSPSGGDTTESPSEEATTKSPREEVTTGSPPGEVTTGSPSEEATTESPSEEVTTESPSEEVTTGSPSEEVTTGSPPEEVTTGSPPGEVTTGSPSEEATTESPSEEVTTESPSEEVTTGSPSEKVTTGSPSEKVTTGSSPEEVTTGSPPEEATTGSPSEEATTGSPPGEVTTGSPSEEATTESPSEEVTTESPSEEITTGSPPEEVTTGSPPEEVTTGSPPGEVTTESPSEEATTESPSEKATTVSQSKVTTTKSPSEESTTVSPFEKSTTESPSEELTTESPSEEATTESPSEEATTKSPSGGDSTESPSEEATTESPPEEVTAESPPGEVTTESPSGKATTESQSKVITTKSPSEKSTTESPSEEVTAESPSEGATTESPSEEATTESPPEEVTTKSLPEEVTAEPPPKEVTTESPSEKATTESQSKVTTTKSPFEEATTVSPSEKSTAESPSDEVTTESPSEEATSEVPPEKVTTESPSAEVKTELPSEEVTTESPSEEVTTESPSEEVTTESPSEKVRTESPSEKTTTESSSEEAPSESPSKEVTTESPSEKATTESSTTTESSSEKATTESSTVSLSKEATTLPTAEETTTESPSKTRTELFIIVTESVSDASGQEKHSTTKSLSKKTTTVSPTTAKTLVKTTKISTTFPDVTFSTDSGDVVDYLPTTKSTFGVPTTDVANGDQETPTPTQEVTDDPDHGNGIENENGIENGNGAATIGRIEDNAKCNCSNGEMCVMDDDKKPECYCPTECEEEEFDPHCSVFLSDYPSLCEVHRHACSMKINVAINHKGKCKDYAEGQQLSKLADESLLPRDHCLEDEILQFAERFLEWAMINKLVSESDDPESLNLFAKVMQIRDYGLDEQEKRDILRFQFDEIDKNQDGLLQKPEVDGILTHVPHEDCMFGFMISSDFNGDHMLSRQEFYASFKYVDNKIET, encoded by the exons ATGGCAGCATGTCTACTTCTCAAGAGAGGAATTTGGAAAGGCATTTTGCTCCTGCTACTAATATTGGAAGCG CAACCCAGGACTGTCTACAAGGAGTCAGAATTTAACGCAGAGGAAGAATTCAATCAAGCGGATGACTTAGAACCTATTTACAATG AGGGTATGATAATTGGCTGGGCACCACCTGTAGATGGCTCGAGTGAGATTGGTATAGAGGTGTTGACTTCATCACCACTCAACAGAATCATCCCAACGCCCCTTGGAAAAACCGTGGACAGTGAGACACCACCACCCATACTGGCCCAAAAAGGTGATAAAACGGAGGAAGAATCCGAAGGGGACGAATTAGAAACTGAAGAACCAGCAGAGGAGTACTCACCGGATACCAATTCTCGGACAATAACTACTATCAAAACAACGGCGGAAGCATCTGCTCCTCAGAAAATAACAGAATCACCTCCTGCGAAACCTAGCACCCAATCAGATCAATCAGTGAATTCACGTCCAACTCCTTACGCTCAACGTGACACAACTGAGTCACCTACAGAACCAACAACAAGCGAAAGGCCTCTTTTAAAGGCAACAACACCTAGATCCCCATCCAAAGCAATTCCAAATGAATTACCTTCAGACAAATCATCACTTTTGGATACAGCCACCACTAAAGCAAGCTCTAAGAAAAGCACAACTGAGCCACTTCTCCACAAAGCCACTACTGAGTCACCATCTGAGGCAGTCAAAACTGAATCACAAACTGAGAAAGCCATAACGGAGCCACTCTCTAAGGAAGTCACAACTAAATCACAATCTGAGAAAACTACCACTGAACCACCTTTTGAAAAATCCACAAGTAAATCGCCTCCCGAGGAACTCACAACTGAGCTAACCCCTGAAGAATTTACAACTGAATCACCTCTCGAGGAATCCACGCCGGAGATACCACATGTTAAAGCCACAACCGAGACTACATCACAGGGAATGAAAACTGATTCACCaactaaaatgtcaaaaatTGAGGCACCCTCTGGAAAGGCCACTACTGACTTACCGTCTGAGAGAGTCACAACTGCGTTACCTTCTGTGGAAGCCACATCTGAGATGCCGATCGAGAAAGTCATAAGTGAGCTCCCGAGCGAGAAAGTCACAACTGAATCACCATCTGAGGAAGCTACAACCGAAGCGCCATCTGGAGAGGACACAACTGAGTTGCCGAGCACTGTATTACCATCTGATGAAGCTAAAACTGAATCACCACCTGAGGAAGTCACAACCGAATCCTCATCTGAAGAAGCCACAACTGGGATGCCGATAGAGAAAGTAATAACTGAAATCCCGACCAAAAAGGTCTCAATTGTATCACCATCCGAGGAAGCTAAAACCGAAGCACCGTCTGAAGAAGCCACAACTGAATTCCCGACCGAGAAAGTCATAACTGAGTTCCGGACCGAGAAAGTCACAACTGTATCACCATCGGAGGAAGCTACAGCCGAAGCGCCATCTGAAGAAGCCACAACTGCGTTGCCGAGAGATAAAATCACCACTGAGTTCCCGACCGAGAAAGTAACGACTGTATCACCATCTGAGGAAGCTACAACTGAATCACCATCTGAGGAAGCTACAACCGAAGCGCCATCTGAAGAAGCCACAACTGAGTTCCCAACCGGGAAAGTCATAAGTGAGCCGTCTTCTGAAGAAGCCACAACTGTATTACCGTCTCAGAAAGTCACAACTGAGTTCCGGACCGAGAAAGCCACAACTGTATCATCATCGGAGGAAGCTACAGCCGAAGCACTTTCTGAAAAAGCCACAACTGCGTTGCCGAGAGAGAAAGTCACCACTGAGTTCCCGACCGAGAAAGTAACAACTGTATCACCATCTGAAGAAGCTACAACTGAATCACCATCGGAGGAAACTACAACCGAAGCGCCATCTGAAGAAGCCACAACTGAGTTCCCGACCGGGAAAGTCATAAGTGAGCCGTCTTCTGAAGAAGCCACAACTGTATTACCGTCTCAGAAAGTCACAACTGAGTTCCGGACAGAGAAAGCCACAACTGTATCACCATCGGAGGAAGCTACAGCCGAAGCACTATCTGAAAAAGCCACAACTGCGTTGCCGAGAGAGAAAGTCACCACTGAGTTCCCGACCGAGAAAGTAACAACTGTATCACCATCGGCGGAAGCTACAACCGAAGCGCCGTCTGAAGAAGCCACAACTGAGTTCCCGACCGGGAAAGTCACAACTGCATCACCATCCGAGGAGATTACGACTGAATCGCCACCTGAGGAAATCACAACCGAAGCGCCATCTGAAGAAGCCACAACTGAGTCCCTCACCGAGAAAGTCACAACTGAGTTTCCGACCGAGAAAGCCACAACTGTATCACCACCTGAGGAAGCTACAACTGAATCACCACCTGACGAAGCCACTACCGAATCGCCATCTGAAGAAGCCACAACTGAGTTACCTTCCAACAAATTCATAAGTGAACCATCTTCTGAAGAAGCCACAACTGGGTTACCATCTGAGAAAGTCACATCTGAGTTCCCGACCGAGAAAGTCAGAACTGTATCACCATCTGAGGAAGGTACGACTGAATCACCACCTGAGGAAGTCACAACCGAGGCGCCATCTGAAGAAGCCACAACTGAGTCCCTCACCGAGAAAGTCACAACTGAGTTGCCGAGCGCGAAAGCCACAACTGTATCACCATCTGAGGAAGCTACAACTGAATCATCACCTGACGAAGCCACTAACGAATCCCCATCTCAAGAAGCCGCAACTGAGTTACCTTCTGAGAAAGTCACAACTGAGTCATCATCTGAAGAAGATACAACTGAGTCCCCCATCGAGAAAGTCACAACTGAGTTTCCGACCGAGAAAGCCACAACTGTATCACCACCTGAGGAAGCTACAACTGAATCACCACCTGACGAAGCCACTACCGAATCGCCATCTGACGAAGCCACAACTGAGTTACCTTCCAACAAATTCATAAGTGAACCATCTTCTGAAGAAGCCACAACTGGGTTACCATCTGAGAAAGTCACATCTGAGTTCCCGACCGAGAAAGTCAGAACTGTATCACCATCTGAGGAAGGTACGACTGAATCACCACCTGAGGAAGTCACAACCGAGGCGCCATCTGAAGAAGCCACAACTGAGTCCCTCACCGAGAAAGTCACAACTGAGTTGCCGAGCGCGAAAGCCACAACTGTATCACCATCTGAGGAAGCTACAACTGAATCATCACCTGACGAAGCCACTAACGAATCCCCATCTCAAGAAGCCGCAACTGAGTTACCTTCTGAGAAAGTCACAACTGAGTCATCATCTGAAGAAGATACAACTGAGTCCCCCATCGAGAAAGTCACAACTGAGTTTCCGACCGAGAAAGCCACAACTGTATCACCACCTGAGGAAGCTACAACTGAATCACCACCTGACGAAGCCACTACCGAATCGCCATCTGAAGAAGCCACAACTGAGTTACCTTCCAACAAATTCATAAGTGAACCATCTTCTGAAGAAGCCACAACTGGGTTACCATCTGAGAAAGTCACATCTGAGTTCCCGACCGAGAAAGTCAGAACTGTATCACCATCTGAGGAAGGTACGACTGAATCACCACCTGAGGAAGTCACAACCGAGGCGCCATCTGAAGAAGCCACAACTAAGTTGCCGAGCGCGAAAGCCACAACTGTATCACCATCTGAGGAAGCTACAACTGAATCATCACCTGACGAAGCCACTACCGAATCCCCATCTCAAGAAGCCACAACTGAGTTACCTTCTGAGAAAGTCACAACTGAGTCATCATCTGAAGAAGATACAACTGAGTCCCCCATCGAGAAAGTCACAACTGAGTTTCCGACCGAGAAAGCCACAACTGTATCACCACCTGAGGAAGCTACAACTGAATCACCACCTGACGAAGCCACTACCGAATCGCCATCTGAAGAAGCCACAACTGAGTTACCCTCCGACAAATTCATAAGTGAGCCATCTTCTAAAGAAGCCACAACTGAGTTACCTTCCGACAAATTCATAAGTGAGCCATCTTCTAAAGAAGCCACAACTGGGTTACCGTCTGAGAAAGTCACATCTGAGTTCCCGACCGAGAAAGTCAGAACTGTATCACCATCTGAGGAAGGTACGACTGAATCACCACCTGAGGAAGTCACAACCGAAGCGCCATCTGAAGAAGCCACAACTGCGTTACCTTCCGAGAAAGTCACCACTGAGTCATCATCTGAGGAATTCACAACTGAGGCACCTTCTGAAGAAGCTACAACTGAATTCCCGATCCAGAAAGTCACAACTGAGGCACCTTCTGAAGCGATCACGGCTGAGTCATCTTCTGTGAAAGCTACAACTGAGAAGACATCAAAAGAAACCACAGCTCAGCCCCCTTTGAAGGCAATGAGTGAAACGCCGTCAGGAAAGTTCACGACCGTATCAGTACCCACAAGCACATCGTTTTCGAACGAGAATGGTACTCAGTCCTCTAAAGGATCAACAGCACTTTTGCCAACATCCTCAACTTCATCGCACTCGCCTTCGCGAGAGGGAACTACGGAAACGCCACTGAGAACAGTGAGGGTTGTCACAGAAGGTTCATCAGAGGTAGCAGCTCAAAAAAAAGATACAACAGCAGCAGCTACTTCAGTGTTTATTCAAACAGTTCCTTACACGAAGCAAGTTACTTCTAAGTCCACATCAATTACGTCAGCAAAGATGTCATCTGAAATACCTTCCACAATTGAGAAGTCTTCTCCCGTAGCCACAGGAACATCCTTACCCGAAAGACTTTCAACCGAATTACCTTCGGATAAAGTCAAGAGCAAACCTAAGACTGAATCGCCATCAGACATGAGTACCTCAGCTGCTGTAAAAACGCAGCCGCCCAGAGGTAAAACCAAAACTACATTGCATTCTACAGAATCCACAATTAAGTCGTCTCCTACGGAACCTAAAAGTAGAGTAGCTTCAACTGAGCCACATTCTGTGAGAACAACTGAGTCACTAACTAAGAACGCCAGAACCGAATCACCTTCTGAAGAATCCACAACTGAGATAACCTTTAAGCAAATTACTACAGAATCAGCTACTATGAAAGTGAAAACTGAGTCACCATCTAAGGAAGCTACAACACACTCACCCTCTAAGAGAGGTACAACTCAATCACTTCCTAAAGAATTGAAAACTGAGTTACCTTCTGAAACAGTCAAAACTGAGCAACCACCTGAGGAAGCCACAACAGAGTCACCTAAAGACGTCATCACAAATATATCACCAGCTGAGGAATCCACAACCAAATCACGAACTGAGAAAGCGACAACTGAGTCTTCTCCTAAAGAAGCCACAACTGGGTATTCGTTCGAGAAAGTCACAACTGAGTCGCCATCTGATGAAGCCACAACTGTGTCACCATCTAAGAAAGCCACAGCTGAGTCAACATCTAAGGTAACTACAACTGAATCGCAATCTGAGGAAGTCACAACCGAATTTCCATCTGAAAAAAGCACAGCCGTATCACCATCTGAGGAAGCCACAACCGAATCATCATCTGAGCAAGTCACAACCGAATCGCCATCTGAGGAGGCCACAACTGAATCACCATCTGAGGAAGTTACAACGGAATCACCATCCGAGGAAGCCACAACGGAATCACCACCTGAGGAAGTCACAACCGTATCACCATCTGAGGATGTCACAACCGAATCACCATCTGAAGAAGCCACAAAGGAATCACCATCTGAGAAAGCCACAACCGAATCACAATCTAAGGTAACCACAACTAAATCGCCATCTGAGGAATCCACAACTGTGTCACCATCTGAGAAAAGCACAACCGAATCTCCATCTGAGGAAGTCACAACCCAATCACCATCTGAAAAAGCCACAACGGAATCATTCCGGCCATCTGAAGAAGCCACAACGAAATCACCGTCCGGGGGAGACACAACCGAATCACCATCCGAGGAAGCCACAACGAAATCACCACGTGAGGAAGTCACGACCGGATCACCACCTGGGGAAGTCACAACCGGATCACCATCTGAGGAAGCCACGACGGAATCACCATCTGAGGAAGTCACAACCGAATCACCATCTGAGGAAGTCACGACCGGATCACCATCTGAGGAAGTCACGACCGGATCACCACCTGAGGAAGTCACGACCGGATCACCACCTGGGGAAGTCACGACCGGATCACCATCTGAGGAAGCCACGACGGAATCACCGTCTGAGGAAGTCACAACCGAATCACCATCTGAGGAAGTCACGACCGGATCACCATCTGAGAAAGTCACGACCGGATCACCATCTGAGAAAGTCACGACCGGATCATCACCTGAGGAAGTCACGACCGGATCACCACCTGAGGAAGCCACGACCGGATCACCATCTGAGGAAGCCACGACCGGATCACCACCTGGGGAAGTCACGACCGGATCACCATCTGAGGAAGCCACGACGGAATCACCGTCTGAGGAAGTCACAACCGAATCACCATCTGAGGAAATCACGACCGGATCACCACCTGAGGAAGTCACGACCGGATCACCACCTGAGGAAGTCACGACCGGATCACCACCTGGGGAAGTCACAACCGAATCACCATCTGAGGAAGCCACAACGGAATCACCGTCTGAGAAAGCCACAACCGTATCACAATCTAAGGTAACCACAACTAAATCGCCATCTGAGGAATCCACAACTGTGTCACCATTTGAGAAAAGCACAACCGAATCACCATCTGAGGAACTCACAACCGAATCACCATCTGAAGAAGCCACAACGGAATCACCATCTGAAGAAGCCACAACGAAATCACCGTCCGGGGGAGACAGCACGGAATCACCATCCGAGGAAGCCACAACGGAATCACCACCTGAGGAGGTCACAGCCGAATCACCACCCGGGGAAGTCACAACCGAATCACCGTCTGGGAAAGCCACAACCGAATCACAATCTAAGGTAATCACAACTAAATCGCCATCTGAGAAAAGCACAACTGAATCTCCATCTGAGGAAGTCACAGCCGAATCACCATCTGAAGGAGCCACAACGGAATCACCATCGGAGGAAGCCACAACGGAATCACCACCCGAGGAAGTCACAACGAAATCACTACCTGAGGAAGTCACAGCCGAACCACCACCTAAGGAAGTCACAACCGAATCACCATCTGAGAAAGCCACAACCGAATCACAATCTAAGGTAACCACAACTAAATCACCATTTGAGGAAGCCACGACTGTGTCACCATCTGAGAAAAGCACAGCCGAATCACCATCTGATGAAGTCACAACCGAATCTCCATCCGAGGAAGCCACATCCGAAGTACCACCTGAGAAAGTCACAACTGAATCACCATCCGCGGAAGTCAAAACGGAATTACCATCTGAGGAAGTCACAACGGAATCACCATCTGAGGAAGTCACAACCGAATCACCTTCCGAGGAAGTCACAACCGAATCGCCATCTGAGAAAGTCAGAACTGAATCACCATCTGAGAAAACCACAACGGAATCATCATCTGAGGAAGCGCCATCTGAATCACCATCCAAGGAAGTCACAACCGAATCGCCATCTGAGAAAGCCACAACCGAATCATCAACCACAACCGAATCATCGTCGGAGAAAGCCACAACTGAATCGTCAACTGTGTCACTATCTAAAGAAGCCACAACTTTGCCAACTGCTGAGGAAACAACAACTGAGTCGCCATCTAAGACTAGAACCGAGTTATTTATTATTGTCACGGAATCAGTATCTGATGCGTCAGGACAGGAGAAGCATTCTACAACAAAGTCTTTGtccaaaaaaacaacaactgtcTCTCCTACAACTGCAAAAACATTGGTGAAAACAACCAAGATTTCAACAACTTTTCCCGATGTTACATTTTCTACTGATTCTGGAGATGTGGTTGATTACCTTCCTACCACTAAGTCCACATTTGGCGTTCCCACAACAGACGTTGCTAATGGTGACCAAGAGACTCCTACGCCTACTCAAGAGGTCACAGATGATCCAGACCATGGTAATGGTATCGAAAATGAAAATGGTATTGAAAACGGTAATGGAGCAGCAACGATTGGGAGAATTGAGGACAACG CAAAGTGCAACTGCTCAAATGGAGAAATGTGCGTCATGGATGATGACAAAAAACCAGAGTGCTATTGTCCAACTGAGTGCGAGGAAGAAGAGTTCGACCCCCACTGTTCTGTGTTTCTTTCTGACTACCCAAGCCTTTGCGAAGTACATCGCCATGCTTGCAGCATGAAAATCAATGTTGCCATCAATcataaaggaaaatgcaaag ATTATGCAGAAGGCCAACAGCTTTCCAAATTGGCGGACGAGTCTCTTTTGCCCAG